The Saccharomycodes ludwigii strain NBRC 1722 chromosome II, whole genome shotgun sequence genome window below encodes:
- the PET18 gene encoding Pet18p (similar to Saccharomyces cerevisiae YCR020C | PET18 | PETite colonies) has product MSVTDKLIKKYQEKFDKTINHPLTKELCNGTLPDKTLYIYLEQDLKFFHVGLRTILKTTMLAPENDVMMRLAKQVGFLANAEHGYFEQVLKLLESSIDTKNTKIPEVLPEVGVYLDFLKNLTTDHSITYEQLITFLWCSEFCYLRWAQIAEEQKLIPSDLHWKYKEWINLHSGEHFEEWTYFLQAQVDKINVSKNFADIEKIFEQTIDLEYKFFESCYTFKF; this is encoded by the coding sequence ATGTCTGTTACTGATAAATTGATTAAAAAGtatcaagaaaaatttgacAAAACAATCAACCACCCGCTAACCAAGGAATTGTGTAATGGTACTTTACCAGATAAAACCTTATACATTTATTTAGAACAggatttgaaatttttcCATGTGGGGTTAAGAacaattttgaaaactaCAATGTTGGCACCTGAAAATGATGTCATGATGAGATTAGCCAAGCAAGTAGGTTTTTTGGCTAATGCTGAACACGGTTATTTTGAGCAAGTTTTGAAGTTATTAGAATCATCTATTGATACTAAGAACACTAAAATACCTGAGGTTTTGCCTGAGGTTGGTGTATATTTGGATTTTCTAAAGAATTTGACTACTGACCATTCCATTACCTATGAACAACTAATTACATTCTTATGGTGTTCTGAATTTTGCTATTTAAGGTGGGCTCAAATTGCTGAAGAGCAAAAGTTGATTCCTTCTGATTTGCATTGGAAATACAAAGAATGGATTAATTTGCACAGTGGTGAGCACTTTGAAGAATGGACATATTTTTTACAGGCTCAagttgataaaataaatgtttCAAAAAACTTTGCTGATATCGAAAAAATATTCGAACAAACCATTGATTTGGAATATAAGTTTTTCGAATCCTGttatacttttaaattctga
- a CDS encoding alkene reductase (similar to Saccharomyces cerevisiae YHR179W | OYE2 | Old Yellow Enzyme), with protein MPFIQDFKPVALKDSNLFKPIKVGNNELPQRIAMAPLTRMRAHHPGNIPNKDWAVEYYSQRSERPGSFIITEGAFPSAQCGGYDNAPGIWSEEQLVQWRKIFGKIHENKSFVWVQLWVLGRQAFADNLARDGLRYDSASDGIYMDEESKERALKSNNPQHGITKEEIKQYIKEYVQAAKNSIAAGADGVEIHSANGYLLNQFLDPISNKRTDEYGGSIENRARFTLEVVDAVVEAIGHEKVGVRFSPYGKFGTMSGGSDPTLIAQFAYVIGELEKRARDGKRLAFIHLVEPRVVNPFDPEGSNEYKDGTNDFVYSIWKGNIIRAGNYALNPEIAERDANLDDRTIIGYGRFFISNPDLIDRLEKGLPLNKYDRSTFYAFTDKGYTDYPTYSEAVKLGWK; from the coding sequence atgCCATTTATTCAAGATTTTAAACCAGTTGCTTTAAAAGACagcaatttatttaaaccAATCAAAGTTGGGAACAATGAGTTGCCTCAACGTATAGCCATGGCTCCCTTAACAAGAATGAGAGCACATCATCCGGGCAATATCCCAAATAAGGACTGGGCAGTCGAGTATTACAGTCAAAGGTCAGAAAGACCAGGTTCTTTCATTATCACCGAAGGTGCTTTCCCTTCAGCACAATGTGGTGGGTACGACAATGCGCCAGGTATTTGGAGTGAAGAGCAACTTGTGCAATggagaaaaatttttggtAAGATTCATGAAAATAAGTCATTTGTTTGGGTGCAATTGTGGGTTTTAGGTAGACAAGCGTTTGCTGACAATTTAGCTAGGGACGGGTTGCGTTACGATTCTGCCTCTGATGGGATTTACATGGATGAGGAAAGCAAAGAGAGAGCTTTGAAATCCAATAATCCTCAGCATGGAATCACTAAAGAGGAAATCAAGCAATACATCAAGGAGTATGTCCAAGCTGCCAAAAACTCTATTGCTGCTGGGGCAGACGGTGTAGAAATCCACAGTGCCAACGGGTATTTGTTGAACCAATTTTTGGATCCAATTTCCAACAAAAGAACCGATGAATATGGTGGTAGCATTGAAAACAGAGCACGCTTTACTTTAGAAGTTGTTGATGCAGTTGTTGAAGCCATTGGCCATGAAAAAGTTGGTGTCAGATTTTCTCCCTATGGTAAATTTGGTACTATGTCTGGAGGATCTGATCCAACTTTGATAGCACAATTTGCCTATGTGATTGGTGAATTAGAAAAGAGAGCCAGGGATGGGAAAAGATTAGCTTTTATTCATTTAGTGGAACCAAGAGTTGTGAATCCCTTTGATCCAGAAGGTTCGAATGAATATAAAGATGGTACAAACGATTTTGTTTATTCTATCTGGAAGGGGAACATTATTAGAGCTGGTAACTATGCCTTAAACCCTGAGATTGCCGAACGTGATGCCAATTTGGATGACAGAACCATAATTGGTTATGGtagattttttatttctaatcCTGATTTGATTGACAGATTAGAGAAGGGATTGCCATTGAATAAATATGATAGATCTACTTTCTATGCTTTTACTGACAAGGGTTATACCGATTACCCTACCTACAGTGAAGCAGTTAAATTGGGTTGGAAATGA
- a CDS encoding hexokinase family protein (similar to Saccharomyces cerevisiae YLR446W | putative hexokinase) — protein MGTYEVLFNDIIEDKGNFLNDSKSDLIVVSSNSIVEAEDKEYEPLKLLTEFNHIPNKNALTYYLNKYFHIAELQQNFDEIVLEFKEDMFDAIYKSYNSMRPFFNVVPNQEVNGTCFVIDIGGSTLRISMVELSFNYQINCILSESWCIADDNKVIDKDWLKWIISKFKGFLQTLKIKHKVDLSNNNGKFKVGITWSFPMVQKDASNRGEISDLGKGFEVCQEYFGGDLKDIFENNFREEGLDIDVGSIVNDSIAVFVTGAYLVKSKLALVLGTGLNSCFAINNSLFGQHKRLPLSVNSPSDKVLVNAESSFFGYNLQKYVTDIDKQMCAFWNLNYEQYLPPHLTTDQYGVFQPLELLTAGRYIPEIIRLTIAKVFAECSFVIPSLFTKGKYCCDAEFFAKLYIDVNQVSGLKPDKYELVKDIIDVVIKRASLILAMYIIALLQLAEATTSATSARETVYISVVGSMLKYFPGYKGKVEGYLNFYCKRLNLPKVEFIFLENSSIYGASISCF, from the coding sequence ATGGGAACTTATGAAGTACTGTTTAACGACATCATCGAAGACAAAGGAAATTTCCTAAATGACTCGAAGTCGGACTTGATAGTTGTTTCCTCCAATTCCATTGTTGAAGCAGAGGATAAAGAATATGAACCTTTGAAATTACTTACTGAATTTAATCATATACCCAACAAGAATGCCCTAACTTATTacttaaataaatattttcatataGCTGAGTTACAGCAGAACTTTGATGAAATTGTTTTAGAATTTAAGGAAGACATGTTTGATGCTATTTATAAATCATATAATTCCATGAGACCTTTTTTCAATGTAGTCCCTAATCAAGAAGTTAATGGTActtgttttgttattgaCATTGGGGGTTCCACATTAAGAATTTCCATGGTGGaactttcttttaattatcAAATCAATTGTATTTTGTCAGAGTCCTGGTGCATTGCTGACGATAATAAAGTTATCGATAAGGATTGGTTAAAATGGATAATTTCAAAGTTTAAAGGGTTTTTGCAAACTCTAAAGATTAAACACAAAGTTGAtctttctaataataatggaaaaTTCAAAGTTGGTATTACGTGGAGTTTCCCCATGGTTCAAAAGGATGCTTCTAACAGAGGGGAAATATCTGACTTGGGTAAAGGCTTTGAAGTTTGTCAGGAATATTTTGGTGGTgatttaaaagatatttttgagAATAATTTCAGAGAGGAAGGATTGGATATTGATGTTGGATCCATTGTAAATGATTCCATTGCTGTTTTTGTTACTGGTGCCTATTTAGTAAAGTCTAAATTGGCTTTGGTTTTAGGAACTGGTTTGAATAGTTGCTTTGCAATTAACAATTCTCTTTTTGGTCAACACAAAAGGCTACCATTATCGGTTAATAGTCCTAGCGATAAGGTTTTGGTTAATGCTGAATCATCTTTTTTCGGTTacaatttacaaaaatatgttaCTGATATTGATAAGCAAATGTGCGCGTTTTGGAATTTAAACTACGAACAATACTTACCCCCACATTTGACTACTGATCAGTATGGTGTTTTCCAACCTTTAGAGCTATTGACTGCTGGACGTTATATTCCGGAAATTATAAGATTAACGATTGCTAAAGTATTTGCCGAATGCTCATTTGTGATACCTTCTTTATTTACAAAGGGAAAATATTGCTGCGATGCCGAATTTTTCGCTAAGTTGTATATCGACGTCAACCAAGTGTCTGGCTTGAAACCCGACAAATATGAACTTGTTAAGGATATTATTGATGTGGTTATTAAACGAGCCTCCCTTATCTTAGCTATGTATATCATTGCATTGCTGCAACTAGCAGAGGCAACAACATCAGCAACATCAGCACGTGAGACAGTGTACATATCTGTTGTTGGGTCTATGCTAAAATACTTTCCTGGGTATAAAGGTAAAGTTGAAGGATatcttaatttttattgtaaaaGATTAAATCTACCAAAAGTTgaatttatatttctagAAAATAGTAGTATATACGGTGCTTCCATATCatgtttttga
- the DOA1 gene encoding Doa1p (similar to Saccharomyces cerevisiae YKL213C | DOA1 | Degradation Of Alpha) produces MAYTLSATLEGHDQDVRNLIAIDASTFASCSRDGSVRTWMQDNINGASSNEWKSLLVHHTTAFINSLCFLDGILYCGGTEVIIQGFPYLSSQEENNNEPLFSLIGHSKNVCALSSYSSDDGDDYIISGSWDQTAIVWQNGEPLYRLVGHEASVWDAKFINKHKFITCSADKTVKIWENDKCVSTFTHLHTDVIRSIDVLGDHFITSSNDGTIKYCDFDGKILKEFLGHESFVYQAIFAQDKKIISCGEDRSIRIWDLETGNILQVITVPSISVWSVVQLNNGDIVAGSSDHLIRVFTQEKSRFASDLELEKFRSSVENSAINSKTLGIDETKLSPYEVLQFPGKKEGQVVAVKTPTGAIEAHQYSSGVWGKIGDVVGSSGNESKVEFEGQTYDYVFDVDVEEGKPPLKLPCNANDNPYDVAEQFLAKYDLPASFKDQVVRFIIKNTGGVDLSTKENKVKVSNILPSKENFLSLDNFNVDKLYSGICKLNSNEENNFEEPTLNELRIALENPATNVDFLWTNAAIIRANWKQKVPAYDILRIIVPYLPSPDNLTEFITEGLTSESLVVKMLTVRSLVNIFQNSDWGLELMSSPSIYESIFSVIDSEYSENFRQKPQMAIAISSLVYNYTVLILRENKYELIPTIADVLNNKYGSSHLVLDSEEASYRLLIAFGNLATIEHSLLQYYSSISWIKDVKARYGTEKRFSYVFDDLSSM; encoded by the coding sequence ATGGCTTACACACTATCTGCAACCTTGGAAGGTCACGACCAAGATGTTAGAAATTTAATTGCAATCGACGCCTCCACTTTTGCTTCATGTTCAAGAGATGGTTCTGTTAGAACTTGGATGCAAGACAATATAAATGGCGCTAGTAGCAACGAATGGAAATCTTTACTTGTTCATCATACTACCGCTTTTATCAATAGCTTATGTTTTCTCGATGGCATTTTATATTGTGGCGGCACTGAAGTCATTATTCAAGGCTTTCCTTATTTATCAAgtcaagaagaaaataataatgagcCACTTTTCAGTTTAATTGGACACTCAAAAAATGTATGTGCTCTTTCTTCTTATAGTTCTGATGACGGAGATGATTACATAATTAGTGGTAGTTGGGATCAAACTGCGATTGTTTGGCAAAATGGAGAACCTTTGTACAGATTGGTTGGCCACGAGGCCTCTGTTTGGGATGCTAAATTTATCAACAAACATAAATTTATAACTTGTTCTGCTGACAAAACAGTCAAGATTTGGGAAAATGATAAATGTGTATCGACTTTTACACACTTGCACACTGATGTAATTAGGTCAATTGATGTACTTGGCGACCATTTTATAACAAGTTCCAATGATGGTACCATTAAATACTGCGATTTTGATGGGAAGATTTTGAAGGAATTTTTGGGTCATGAAAGCTTTGTATATCAAGCAATTTTTGCTcaggataaaaaaataatcagtTGTGGGGAAGATAGGTCCATTCGTATATGGGATTTGGAAACAGGTAACATACTACAGGTCATTACGGTACCCTCGATTTCTGTTTGGTCCGTTGTCCAGTTAAACAATGGCGACATTGTAGCCGGAAGCAGTGATCACCTAATAAGAGTTTTTACCCAAGAAAAATCAAGGTTTGCTTCAGATTTAGaacttgaaaaatttagatCATCCGTTGAAAACTCAGCAATAAATTCAAAGACATTAGGCATAGATGAAACAAAATTGTCACCGTACGAAGTTTTACAATTTCCcggaaaaaaagaggggCAAGTAGTTGCAGTTAAAACACCCACCGGTGCAATTGAGGCACACCAATATTCAAGTGGAGTTTGGGGTAAGATTGGAGATGTTGTTGGGTCATCTGGAAACGAGTCAAAAGTTGAGTTTGAAGGTCAAACATATGATTATGTTTTTGATGTTGACGTTGAAGAGGGTAAACCGCCATTAAAGTTACCATGTAATGCGAATGATAATCCCTATGATGTTGCAGAACAATTTTTAGCAAAATATGATTTGCCAGCTTCTTTTAAAGATCAAGTTGTTAgatttatcattaaaaacACTGGTGGTGTAGATTTAAGCaccaaagaaaataagGTAAAAGTGAGTAATATTTTGCCATCGAAGGaaaattttctttccttGGACAATTTTAATGTTGATAAACTGTATAGTGGTATTTGCAAATTAAATTCTAACgaggaaaataattttgagGAACCAACTTTAAATGAATTGAGGATTGCATTGGAAAATCCCGCTACGAATGTTGACTTTTTATGGACTAACGCTGCCATTATTAGGGCTAATTGGAAGCAGAAGGTTCCTGCATATGATATCCTGAGGATAATTGTACCTTATTTGCCCAGTCCTGATAATTTAACTGAATTCATCACTGAAGGTCTAACTAGTGAAAGTTTGGTAGTAAAAATGTTAACAGTAAGATCTTTAGTGaatatatttcaaaatagtGACTGGGGATTAGAGTTAATGTCTTCACCAAGTATTTACGAATCTATTTTTTCTGTTATTGATTCTGAATACAGTGAAAATTTTAGACAAAAACCACAAATGGCTATAGCTATTTCTAGTTTAGTTTACAATTATActgttttgattttaagGGAGAACAAGTACGAATTAATTCCTACCATTGCTGacgttttaaataataaatatggtAGTAGTCATTTAGTTTTAGATTCTGAGGAGGCGTCTTATAGATTATTGATTGCATTTGGTAACTTAGCCACGATAGAGCATTCTTTGCTACAATACTATTCCAGTATTAGTTGGATTAAAGACGTTAAAGCAAGATATGGTACCGAAAAGCGATTTTCATATGTATTTGATGATTTAAGTTCTATGTAA
- the MIR1 gene encoding Mir1p (similar to Saccharomyces cerevisiae YJR077C | MIR1 | Mitochondrial Import Receptor) — MSDYKVPEYTFTDYAKFCLAGVFATGSTHGALTPVDVVKTRIQLEPTVYNKGMVATVKKIVAEEGAGALLTGFGPTVLGYSIQGACKFGGYEIFKKLFIDHLGYETSCNYKNSIYIGSAAMAEFIADIALCPLEATRIRLVSQPTFANGLVGGFSRILKEEGVGSFYSGFTPILFKQIPYNIAKFLVFERASEFYYGFTGPKENLSKVTNTLMTLASGLTAGFAAAVVSQPADTLLSKVNKTKKAPGQSTMGLLVHLAKQLGFFGSFTGLPARLVMVGTLTSLQFGLYGSIKSAIGCAPSVEIAGKGH; from the coding sequence atgtcCGATTACAAAGTTCCTGAATATACATTCACTGATTATGCCAAGTTTTGTTTGGCCGGTGTTTTCGCTACAGGCTCCACCCATGGTGCTTTGACTCCAGTTGATGTTGTCAAAACTAGAATCCAATTGGAACCAACTGTTTATAACAAAGGTATGGTTGCCACTGTTAAGAAGATTGTTGCTGAAGAGGGCGCTGGTGCTTTGTTAACTGGTTTTGGTCCAACTGTTTTAGGTTACTCTATCCAAGGTGCTTGTAAATTTGGTGGTTACgaaatctttaaaaaattattcattGACCATTTAGGTTATGAAACCTCTTGTAACTATAAGAACTCAATTTACATTGGTTCTGCTGCCATGGCTGAATTTATTGCTGATATTGCTTTGTGTCCATTGGAAGCTACCAGAATTAGATTAGTTTCTCAACCAACTTTTGCTAATGGTTTAGTTGGCGGTTTCAGTAGAATATTGAAAGAAGAGGGTGTCGGCTCTTTCTATTCCGGTTTCACTCCTATCTTGTTTAAGCAGATTCCATATAACATTGCCAAGTTTTTAGTCTTTGAACGTGCTTCTGAATTTTACTATGGTTTTACCGGTCCAAAAGAAAACTTGTCTAAAGTCACTAATACTTTAATGACTTTGGCTTCTGGTTTGACTGCTGGTtttgctgctgctgttgtttCTCAACCTGCTGATACATTATTATCCAAGGTTAACAAAACTAAGAAAGCTCCAGGTCAATCTACCATGGGTTTGTTAGTTCATTTGGCCAAGCAATTGGGTTTCTTTGGCTCTTTTACCGGTTTGCCAGCTCGTTTGGTTATGGTTGGTACCTTGACCTCCTTACAATTTGGTCTCTACGGGTCTATTAAATCTGCCATCGGCTGTGCACCATCTGTAGAAATTGCTGGTAAGGGTCATTAA
- a CDS encoding uncharacterized protein (similar to Saccharomyces cerevisiae YNL266W | dubious open reading frame) has translation MQIKKKSRSQLYSMSENQDQNSTKIEFPSKEESSTKIEFPSKEENKTAIVLDEYADSASTHSYHGTAWYDKKLIPGIPSYSSGLIQVVLLSFVAFLCPGCFNALSGLGGAGLSSATLANKANIALNSTFSVVGFFSGTFVNTFGVKPSLIFGGSGYCIYVLAFLLHKVCNKSDAQITAVNGFIVFAGAWLGVCAGMFWCAQGAIMMSYPTEKAKGRYVFMFWTIFNLGAVIGSCVPLGQNMHNENGSSVGTGTYVAFLVLTACGFILAIFLLPIKKVKRKDGSKIITPKNPKIKEEMSELFKVMKREPWIVGLFPLFFSSNWFYTYEQSDFNTTNFNIRTRALNSLLFWLMQMFGAMVIGCLLDFKKLSRKRRALYGWAVVFGATHIIWGCGYIFAKDHYRGAVVLNPIDFTERRYIGPMFLYMFYGFFDALWQCYSYWIMGALTNSSRKCAIYTGYYKGLQSAGAAISWAIDNMNKPYQTMFGTSWGLLAGSMVIAFPVLFYKVEETTDINKDLVGISADSPTYDDVSEYQTHVSVIDEA, from the coding sequence atgcaaatcaaaaagaaatcaaGATCTCAATTGTACTCAATGTCTGAAAATCAAGACCAAAATTCTACAAAGATAGAATTCCCAAGTAAAGAAGAAAGTTCTACAAAAATAGAATTTCCTagtaaagaagaaaataaaaccgCTATAGTGCTAGATGAATATGCAGATTCTGCCAGTACACATAGCTATCATGGCACTGCCTGGTacgataaaaaattaataccTGGCATCCCTAGTTATTCATCTGGTCTTATTCAAGtggttttattatcttttgtCGCATTTCTATGCCCAGGATGTTTCAATGCTTTGTCCGGTTTAGGTGGTGCTGGTTTAAGTAGTGCAACATTGGCTAATAAAGCTAACATTGCTTTAAACTCAACTTTCTCTGTTGTTGGGTTTTTTTCTGGTACTTTTGTTAACACATTTGGTGTAAAACCATCGTTGATTTTTGGTGGATCTGGTTATTGTATTTATGTCTTagcttttttattacacaAAGTTTGTAACAAAAGCGATGCCCAAATTACTGCTGTGAATGGTTTTATTGTGTTTGCAGGTGCTTGGTTAGGTGTTTGCGCTGGTATGTTTTGGTGTGCACAAGGTGCTATTATGATGTCCTACCCAACAGAAAAGGCAAAGGGAAGGTATGTTTTCATGTTCTGgactattttcaatttgggTGCCGTTATTGGTAGTTGTGTTCCCTTAGGCCAAAATATGCACAACGAAAATGGGAGTTCTGTTGGTACTGGTACTTATGTTGCCTTTTTGGTATTGACTGCCTGTGGATTCATTTTAGCAATTTTTCTACTACCTATCAAGAAAGTAAAGAGAAAAGATGGTTCCAAGATTATTACTCCAAAAAACcccaaaataaaagaggAAATGTCTGAATTATTCAAAGTTATGAAAAGGGAGCCTTGGATAGTGGGTCTCTTCcccttatttttttcttctaacTGGTTCTACACTTACGAACAGTCAGACTTCAACACAACCAATTTTAACATCAGAACTAGAGCCTTgaattctttattattttggttAATGCAAATGTTTGGTGCCATGGTCATTGGGTGTCTATTagatttcaaaaaattgtcaagaaaaagaagagctTTGTATGGTTGGGCAGTTGTTTTTGGTGCTACCCACATTATTTGGGGATGTGgttatatttttgctaAAGATCACTATAGAGGGGCTGTTGTTTTAAATCCTATTGATTTTACTGAAAGAAGATATATTGGTCCAATGTTTTTGTATATGTTTTATGGGTTTTTTGATGCATTATGGCAATGTTATTCATATTGGATTATGGGTGCCTTAACAAACTCTTCAAGAAAATGTGCTATCTACACTGGTTATTACAAAGGTTTACAAAGTGCAGGCGCTGCTATTTCTTGGGCTATTGACAATATGAACAAGCCATATCAGACAATGTTTGGTACTTCATGGGGATTATTAGCTGGCTCTATGGTTATCGCATTCccagttttattttataaggTTGAAGAAACTACCGATATTAACAAAGATTTAGTCGGTATAAGCGCTGATTCTCCAACATATGATGATGTTTCTGAATATCAAACGCATGTTTCAGTGATTGATGAAGCTTAA
- the YRA2 gene encoding Yra2p (similar to Saccharomyces cerevisiae YKL214C | YRA2 | Yeast RNA Annealing protein): protein MSVEESLDQIINSTNQEQQEKEYTQGLGKRLGLPDMHRDARDYDPNTYRLRVGDNNETKAAKKKLRIKNIPLSTSDFLIEDLIKDIVPETKYQASFFDHKDERTAIITFDDESVMQELVDRLNGKELEGKAIIVEIFEKEARRTVSNRFSSSRGRINKSFGPRGPRGRGNRNSRGRGYNTSINSRANQNQLDRELDEYMNS from the exons ATGTCGGTTGAAGAATCTTTAGACCAGATTATCAATAGTACCAATCAAGAgcaacaagaaaaagaatatacTCAG GGGCTAGGAAAGAGATTGGGCTTACCTGATATGCACAGAGATGCGAGAGACTACGATCCTAATACATATAGATTAAGGGTAGgggataataatgaaactAAAGCAGCTAAAAAGAAGCTAcgtattaaaaatattccaTTATCTACAtctgattttttaattgaagatttaataaaagatattgtGCCGGAGACGAAGTATCAAGCTTCATTTTTTGATCATAAGGATGAAAGAACTGCGATAATCACCTTTGATGATGAAAGTGTCATGCAAGAATTAGTAGATCGATTAAATGGTAAAGAATTGGAGGGTAAGGCTATTATTGTcgaaatatttgaaaaagaagcaAGAAGAACGGTTTCTAATCGTTTTTCCTCGTCTAGAGgtagaataaataaaagttttggTCCAAGAGGACCTAGGGGAAGAGGCAATCGCAATTCACGTGGTCGTGGTTATAACACTAGTATCAACTCTAGGGCTAATCAGAACCAGTTAGATAGGGAATTGGATGAATATATGAATAGTTAA